One Engystomops pustulosus chromosome 7, aEngPut4.maternal, whole genome shotgun sequence DNA window includes the following coding sequences:
- the SLC39A9 gene encoding zinc transporter ZIP9: MDDFSSISLLSLAMLVGCYVSGIIPLAVNFSEERLKLVTVLGAGLLCGTALAVIVPEGVHALYEEVLEAKHHELESPKVKEAETGAEVSSVHEHHHDHSSLHAYIGVSLVLGFVFMLLVDQIGSSHMHSTDDPEAARAASSKITTTLGLVVHAAADGVALGAAASTSQTSVQLIVFVAIMLHKAPAAFGLVSFLMHAGLERNRIRKHLLVFALAAPVLSMLTYLGLSKSSKEALSEVNATGVAMLFSAGTFLYVATVHVLPEVGGMGHSHKPESGPAKGLSRTEVFALVMGCLIPLVLSIGHQH, encoded by the exons ATGGATGACTTCAGCTCTATCAGCCTGTTGTCGCTGGCTATGCTGGTGGGCTGTTACGTGTCTGGAATAATCCCGCTAGCTGTTAACTTTTCAGAG GAACGTTTAAAGTTGGTGACGGTTCTGGGTGCCGGTCTTCTATGTGGCACTGCACTAGCGGTCATTGTTCCTGAAGGTGTCCATGCTCTCTATGAAGAAGTACTAGAAG CAAAACACCATGAACTGGAAAGCCCGAAAGTAAAAGAAGCGGAGACCGGAGCTGAAGTGTCATCAGTCCATGAGCATCACCACGATCACTCTAGTCTACACGCTTACATCGGGGTCTCCCTAGTGCTGGGCTTTGTCTTCATGTTGCTGGTGGATCAGATTGGCAGCTCTCACATGCACTCTACAGATG ACCCTGAGGCAGCCCGTGCAGCCAGCTCTAAGATCACCACCactctgggacttgtagtgcatgCCGCAG CTGATGGAGTTGCTCTGGGCGCTGCGGCATCTACATCACAGACCAGCGTGCAGCTTATTGTATTTGTGGCCATCATGCTACATAAG GCTCCTGCTGCATTTGGATTGGTTTCTTTCCTTATGCATGCAGGTCTGGAGAGGAATCGCATCAGGAAGCATCTACTTGTATTTGCGCTGGCAGCTCCTGTCCTGTCAATGTTAACATACTTGGGATTAAGTAAG AGCAGTAAGGAGGCGCTCTCCGAAGTCAATGCTACAGGCGTCGCGATGCTCTTCTCAGCCGGGACATTCCTATATGTGGCCACAGTCCACGTACTCCCAGAAGTTGGTGGAATGGGACACAGCCACAAGCCGGAGTCAGGCCCTGCCAAAGGACTGAGCCGCACAGAAGTATTTGCCTTAGTCATGGGATGTTTAATACCTCTGGTCTTATCTATAGGACATCAACATTAA